The proteins below come from a single Candidatus Babeliales bacterium genomic window:
- a CDS encoding YbhB/YbcL family Raf kinase inhibitor-like protein produces the protein MKKKLIISGMLLVSLGIIGCIFSGFAMPQLQLTLTTTSFNNGGKIPQQYSCDGENISPALSWEVSDAAAVKSYVLIVDDPDAQKAVGKTFVHWIALMPATVTELPQGISRSGAPANAVNRTIIELPNDDNEACYKGPCPPQGKGEHTYQFTLFAMNLSVEKLLQNNGLKAPYTAQQFQKVMQKNIVAQAQITGRYRR, from the coding sequence ATGAAGAAAAAATTGATTATTTCAGGCATGCTGCTAGTTTCGTTGGGCATTATCGGTTGTATATTTAGTGGCTTTGCCATGCCGCAATTACAACTTACATTAACCACAACCTCTTTTAATAATGGTGGAAAAATTCCGCAGCAATATAGTTGTGACGGAGAAAATATTTCTCCTGCATTAAGCTGGGAGGTTTCTGATGCAGCAGCAGTAAAAAGTTATGTATTAATTGTTGATGATCCAGATGCGCAAAAAGCTGTGGGTAAAACCTTCGTTCACTGGATTGCGCTTATGCCTGCAACCGTGACAGAGTTACCACAAGGTATATCAAGATCCGGTGCTCCTGCAAATGCTGTTAATCGCACTATTATTGAATTGCCTAATGATGATAATGAAGCTTGTTATAAAGGGCCATGCCCTCCACAAGGTAAGGGTGAGCATACTTATCAGTTTACATTGTTTGCAATGAATCTCTCTGTCGAAAAACTCTTGCAAAATAATGGATTAAAAGCCCCTTATACAGCGCAACAGTTTCAAAAAGTGATGCAAAAAAATATTGTAGCGCAAGCACAAATAACTGGGCGATATAGGCGGTGA
- a CDS encoding Na+/H+ antiporter NhaC family protein, whose translation MILISFLPILLFVFTYVGSGIYFSYTGVNNAFYQLSPTVAILPAIIFGWIIHKGTTNQKMNQFLDGVRHPDIITMCIIFILAGAFSTVTSAIGSVDATINLALSLISPQFLLIGLFITAAFISTAIGTSMGTIATIAPIAAGLIQQGAFSAPIGMATVVGGAMFGDNLSIISDTTIAAVMSQEADMKAKLRINGIVACFASMVTLIILFFVQDADIAIPHQPYSLLLIAPYLLLIALAISGINVFVVLMSSLAFAGCVGALHHGYTLLSFSNDIVKGFASMHEIMLLSLMVGGLSGLAGKDIHAFATHLAQWISKTRNPQKYAQLAIAAIVSIFVFLFANNTIAIIFSGVIARDIAKQYQIPPHYSAAWLDIFSCVFQGLIPYGAQILLASSIAGISPLNIVPHVYYCYALGVVSVVYIATHQSLKIKQMQPIS comes from the coding sequence ATGATATTAATCAGTTTTTTACCCATTTTATTATTTGTTTTTACTTATGTTGGCAGCGGCATTTATTTTTCTTATACCGGAGTCAATAATGCCTTCTATCAATTATCCCCGACTGTTGCGATTCTACCCGCTATCATATTCGGATGGATCATTCATAAGGGCACTACCAACCAAAAAATGAACCAGTTTCTTGACGGCGTGCGTCATCCTGACATTATCACCATGTGTATCATTTTCATACTTGCAGGGGCATTCAGTACGGTAACAAGTGCAATCGGCAGCGTAGACGCCACCATAAACTTGGCACTATCTCTTATCTCTCCACAATTTCTCTTAATTGGGCTTTTTATAACTGCTGCATTTATCTCAACTGCAATCGGCACATCCATGGGAACTATTGCAACCATTGCTCCCATTGCTGCAGGACTGATTCAACAAGGTGCATTTTCAGCACCAATTGGCATGGCAACTGTAGTAGGAGGCGCAATGTTTGGTGATAACTTGTCAATCATTTCTGATACAACCATTGCTGCAGTAATGTCTCAAGAAGCTGATATGAAAGCAAAATTACGGATAAACGGGATTGTCGCTTGTTTTGCGTCAATGGTAACACTCATCATTTTATTCTTTGTACAAGATGCAGATATTGCGATTCCACATCAACCATATTCTCTCCTGCTTATTGCCCCGTATTTATTACTGATTGCTCTTGCCATTTCAGGCATCAACGTTTTTGTTGTACTTATGTCTTCTCTTGCCTTTGCCGGATGCGTTGGCGCTCTCCATCATGGGTATACACTGCTCAGTTTTAGCAACGATATAGTAAAAGGATTTGCGAGCATGCATGAAATCATGCTCCTTTCATTAATGGTTGGAGGTCTTTCAGGACTTGCAGGAAAAGATATTCATGCCTTTGCAACTCACCTTGCACAATGGATTTCAAAAACTCGCAATCCACAAAAATATGCTCAACTTGCTATTGCTGCTATCGTTTCTATCTTTGTCTTTTTATTTGCAAACAATACCATAGCAATTATTTTTAGCGGAGTTATAGCACGTGATATAGCCAAACAATATCAGATACCGCCGCATTATAGCGCCGCATGGCTCGATATCTTTTCGTGTGTATTTCAAGGATTAATCCCGTACGGCGCACAAATCCTCCTTGCCAGCAGTATTGCAGGCATTTCCCCACTCAATATTGTACCGCACGTCTATTACTGTTATGCACTTGGAGTCGTGTCAGTTGTATATATTGCTACCCATCAATCGCTTAAAATAAAGCAGATGCAACCTATATCTTAA
- a CDS encoding clostripain-related cysteine peptidase, with protein sequence MIKRVSFLSVVLAVFCSASFVSAGSWRVLMYSDSSDNLTDMIMKNITDMMRGKPNDSVEFFLQLHAYYNVGLRYKITDKGLQFIEEVALSDDSCQDFVDAATWGFAGHTADHTMLIFSNHGWGIMDPQWDEHDQAYYIDGDACAVSCPVNKHAMIGNHVQHRGFMFNHTTKEYLTNQDLVAGFEIATQDCLGGKSLDVLAFDTCMGGMIEIAYQLAPFARYMVGCQSCSLKDGFDYQALAAVLNSAHNTPRTVAAGIVNGCDAYYDEHDDSGQYTYSAFDLIYVYEVCTAMNTLIDYMRQLPNCQEVFNATRVLTPRFCIWPIYTDVIEFFDIFVQQLALSGQTDQLFTVIDALQGLKQAHDKMIITCCGGYKTAGVANGSAMYCPFNCVDGMYQTTLFAQACGWSDLLYAMQDPQQEAIKWACGM encoded by the coding sequence ATGATCAAAAGAGTGTCGTTTTTATCGGTGGTACTTGCGGTATTTTGTAGCGCATCATTTGTGTCAGCTGGTAGTTGGCGCGTGCTTATGTACAGTGATTCAAGCGATAATTTAACGGATATGATTATGAAAAACATTACGGATATGATGCGGGGAAAGCCAAACGATTCGGTTGAATTTTTTTTGCAGTTGCATGCATATTACAATGTTGGATTACGATATAAAATCACCGATAAAGGTTTGCAATTTATAGAAGAAGTAGCGTTGAGCGATGATTCGTGTCAGGACTTTGTGGATGCAGCAACATGGGGTTTTGCTGGCCATACTGCTGATCATACTATGCTTATTTTTTCAAATCATGGTTGGGGTATTATGGATCCGCAATGGGATGAGCACGATCAGGCATACTATATAGACGGTGATGCATGTGCGGTGAGCTGCCCCGTTAATAAACATGCAATGATTGGTAATCATGTGCAACATAGAGGATTTATGTTTAATCACACCACAAAGGAGTACCTTACGAACCAAGATTTGGTGGCAGGGTTTGAAATTGCTACGCAGGATTGTTTAGGCGGTAAATCACTAGATGTATTGGCGTTTGATACTTGTATGGGGGGGATGATAGAAATTGCATATCAATTGGCTCCATTTGCGCGATATATGGTGGGGTGTCAAAGCTGCTCGTTGAAAGATGGATTTGATTATCAAGCATTAGCGGCAGTTCTTAATAGTGCTCATAATACACCGCGAACTGTTGCAGCGGGAATAGTGAATGGATGTGATGCATATTATGATGAACATGATGATTCTGGTCAGTATACCTATTCTGCATTTGATCTTATATACGTGTATGAAGTTTGTACGGCAATGAATACGTTGATTGATTATATGCGTCAGCTTCCAAATTGCCAGGAGGTATTTAATGCAACGCGGGTGTTGACGCCGCGTTTTTGCATTTGGCCAATCTATACAGATGTCATTGAATTTTTTGATATTTTTGTCCAGCAACTAGCATTATCAGGCCAGACGGATCAGTTATTTACGGTTATTGATGCACTACAGGGTTTAAAACAGGCGCACGATAAAATGATTATCACGTGTTGTGGCGGTTATAAAACAGCGGGGGTTGCAAATGGTTCTGCAATGTACTGTCCATTTAATTGCGTAGACGGTATGTATCAAACTACTTTGTTTGCCCAAGCATGCGGCTGGAGCGATTTGTTGTATGCAATGCAGGATCCACAGCAAGAAGCGATTAAGTGGGCTTGTGGTATGTAA
- the ddpX gene encoding D-alanyl-D-alanine dipeptidase yields the protein MKLYTIILSLLISFTAHAIPLFDAFPDLTSKIQYVALANLPTPIQRCNGLEKALDYNSIFIKRDDLTGSQDLYGGNKVRKLEFLLADAIDQNATDVITFGCTGTNHGLATACYCKQLGLNCTLMLKHQPNSPVVRQNLLLDYYFNAITTIFPSHKDRQAALEAMLENNKNAYFIPTGGSNPLGALGFVNAAFELKEQIKNGSMPEPDFIYVPTGSCGTTAGLLLGLTLANIQSKVVAVLVEPEEVEDAYKHYIRKLFIQINELLNSYSSTVPLVSFPRNQMIINKDFCGTEYGQWLRSGDDAARLLKGTENIIVEGTYSAKPIAALIADIANNARSKDQVVLLWNTYCGLDFSHLTKQVDYKKLNPDVQSYFEDAQLVDIQKLYPNIQLDLKFATTDNFTKKKLYNSYQCLLIKPVAEALNNAAQEFATLGYTVKIWDGYRPPRVSAQLWQAMPNEDFIADPKKGGARHNRGCAVDLTLVDSNNVELDMGTYFCHFSPKAFRNYLDLPEQVLRNRKLLETVMEKHGFVGLPTEWWHFDYQDWLQYPILNVDL from the coding sequence ATGAAATTATATACCATCATACTCTCCCTCCTCATATCTTTTACCGCACATGCAATACCACTTTTCGATGCATTTCCCGATCTTACATCTAAAATTCAATATGTAGCACTTGCAAACCTACCAACACCAATACAGCGATGTAACGGCTTAGAAAAAGCGTTAGACTATAACTCCATTTTTATAAAACGTGATGACCTGACCGGATCGCAAGATCTTTATGGCGGTAACAAAGTTCGTAAATTAGAGTTTTTACTTGCAGATGCAATAGATCAAAACGCAACCGATGTCATCACCTTTGGGTGCACCGGCACAAATCATGGACTTGCTACTGCATGCTACTGCAAACAGTTAGGGCTCAATTGCACGCTGATGTTAAAGCATCAACCTAATTCACCTGTAGTACGTCAGAACCTTCTTTTAGATTATTATTTTAATGCTATAACTACCATTTTCCCTTCTCATAAAGATAGACAAGCAGCTTTAGAAGCTATGCTGGAAAACAATAAAAATGCATATTTTATTCCAACCGGCGGATCAAACCCTCTTGGCGCTTTAGGCTTTGTAAATGCGGCGTTTGAACTAAAAGAACAGATTAAAAATGGTAGCATGCCTGAGCCAGATTTTATATATGTTCCGACTGGCAGCTGCGGCACCACTGCAGGACTTTTGTTAGGACTTACGCTTGCAAACATACAATCAAAAGTAGTGGCTGTTCTGGTAGAACCAGAAGAAGTAGAAGATGCCTATAAACATTATATAAGAAAACTGTTTATCCAAATTAACGAGCTACTAAACAGTTATTCTTCTACAGTTCCATTGGTATCGTTTCCCCGCAATCAGATGATTATCAACAAAGATTTTTGTGGTACAGAGTATGGCCAATGGTTACGCTCTGGTGATGATGCAGCGCGACTACTAAAAGGGACAGAAAATATTATCGTTGAAGGAACGTACTCTGCAAAACCAATCGCCGCTCTTATTGCCGATATTGCCAATAATGCAAGAAGCAAAGATCAAGTGGTTTTATTGTGGAATACCTACTGCGGACTTGATTTCTCTCATCTTACAAAACAAGTGGATTATAAAAAGCTCAATCCTGATGTGCAGAGTTACTTTGAAGATGCACAACTGGTCGATATACAAAAACTGTATCCCAACATACAACTCGATTTAAAGTTTGCGACCACTGATAATTTTACTAAAAAGAAACTATACAACTCATATCAATGCTTACTCATAAAACCCGTAGCAGAAGCTCTTAATAACGCAGCGCAAGAATTTGCAACCCTTGGCTACACCGTAAAAATTTGGGATGGATATCGACCACCAAGAGTTTCCGCTCAGCTATGGCAAGCGATGCCCAATGAAGATTTTATTGCTGATCCTAAAAAAGGGGGAGCTCGTCATAATCGCGGATGTGCTGTAGATCTTACTTTAGTTGATAGCAATAATGTTGAGCTGGATATGGGTACATACTTCTGCCATTTTTCTCCGAAAGCGTTCCGAAATTACCTCGATCTTCCTGAACAAGTGCTTCGTAACAGAAAACTACTTGAAACGGTGATGGAAAAACATGGCTTTGTCGGGCTACCTACTGAATGGTGGCATTTTGATTATCAAGATTGGCTGCAATATCCAATTCTTAACGTGGATTTGTAA
- the pth gene encoding aminoacyl-tRNA hydrolase, whose amino-acid sequence MEIPLNWDIKAIIGLGNPGKKYTYNRHNIGFLVADMLVDTIAGSWVEQSVMHTAEIRMGMKKIIVVKPQTFMNDSGRVVPLLRKQGIEIGQILVVHDELELPFGAVKTKMGGSAKGHNGLRSIIQAGGMEFMRLRCGIGRPQHREAVPDYVLQNFSEPKADVEQMIYDAVAMIEQLVGK is encoded by the coding sequence ATGGAAATTCCATTAAATTGGGATATTAAAGCGATTATTGGACTTGGTAATCCAGGAAAAAAATATACCTATAATCGTCACAATATCGGTTTTTTAGTTGCGGATATGTTGGTGGATACTATTGCTGGATCATGGGTAGAACAATCAGTGATGCATACTGCAGAAATTCGCATGGGTATGAAAAAAATTATCGTGGTAAAGCCCCAGACATTTATGAATGATTCTGGTCGCGTTGTACCTCTCCTGCGCAAGCAAGGCATTGAAATCGGTCAAATATTGGTAGTGCATGATGAATTAGAGTTACCATTTGGTGCAGTAAAAACAAAGATGGGTGGTAGCGCCAAAGGTCATAATGGCTTGCGTTCCATTATACAAGCGGGTGGCATGGAGTTCATGCGTTTGCGGTGTGGCATTGGGCGACCACAGCACAGAGAAGCGGTGCCGGATTATGTGTTACAAAATTTTTCTGAACCAAAAGCTGATGTGGAGCAGATGATCTATGATGCGGTTGCTATGATTGAGCAGTTGGTTGGCAAATAA
- a CDS encoding OmpH family outer membrane protein → MNYNKNLLSAFLLVNCASINAGMAPVAKPAEKIAPVKSSTTEAISMDALLSSSQVTVDLKVRYVNTMDAMQMSARGKEVQKELEVKRDELTNKVKNEESRIQQAVAMFKSKESTLNKNARNEEEAKIVKMQREYEMLLKTCEDDLKLAMQQATEALSVELEKTITTLAQNNKYDVVQDVYTGRTVYASERAMITNDLIQSMDKQFVASNKKAPAKTAAATA, encoded by the coding sequence ATGAATTATAATAAAAACCTCCTGTCTGCTTTTCTATTAGTAAATTGCGCATCTATTAATGCAGGTATGGCTCCAGTAGCAAAACCAGCAGAAAAAATAGCGCCAGTAAAATCATCAACTACAGAGGCCATTTCTATGGATGCCCTGCTTTCTAGTTCGCAAGTTACTGTTGACTTGAAAGTTCGTTATGTTAACACGATGGACGCAATGCAGATGTCGGCTCGTGGTAAAGAAGTGCAAAAAGAGCTTGAAGTTAAACGTGATGAATTAACTAATAAAGTAAAAAATGAAGAATCAAGAATTCAGCAAGCAGTTGCAATGTTCAAAAGCAAAGAATCAACGCTCAATAAAAACGCACGCAATGAGGAAGAAGCAAAAATAGTTAAGATGCAGCGTGAGTATGAAATGTTATTAAAGACATGTGAAGATGATTTGAAACTTGCAATGCAGCAAGCTACAGAAGCATTGAGCGTAGAATTAGAAAAAACAATTACAACGCTGGCGCAAAATAATAAGTACGATGTGGTGCAAGATGTATACACAGGTCGAACCGTTTATGCATCTGAACGTGCTATGATTACCAATGATTTGATCCAGTCAATGGACAAGCAGTTTGTGGCATCGAATAAAAAAGCACCTGCAAAAACAGCAGCGGCGACAGCGTAA
- a CDS encoding FAD/NAD(P)-binding protein, with protein MKRLFFIITYLLIAQATYSYTEAPGYTQHEVDADWLIVGAGPAGIAAIGILLDIGVPPQRLTWIDPEFNVGRMGAYYDYVTSNNATHEFIAFINACHSFQQCPAETVHKLNSLNPLAFDNLQVVIDPLRDITAYLCTQIRAIQNSMESLYFTNDNWYITTCSGESVSAHHVILATGSHPKTIDYEQHKIISLDLALNPYNLERLVTSDDIVGVVGGSHSAIMLLKFLSELPFPVKHIYNLYNSPLIYTIDKGDYKINALDGLKGMTAQWAQEVLEKNPPANLTRIQSSPEALKATIELCSKIIYAIGFERNNLPEINDTTPITATEAGIIAPRLFGMGFAFPEKITTYEGKEGYRVGLRSFMDYAQRMIPVWYNADNNCLRGQSEIEHIQKRLYRLLECADIFTISLL; from the coding sequence ATGAAACGATTATTTTTTATTATTACCTACCTATTAATTGCACAAGCCACATATTCTTACACAGAAGCTCCAGGATATACGCAGCACGAGGTCGATGCCGACTGGCTCATTGTGGGAGCTGGTCCTGCTGGTATTGCAGCAATTGGGATACTCCTTGATATTGGAGTCCCTCCGCAGCGACTCACCTGGATTGATCCAGAATTTAATGTAGGACGAATGGGAGCTTATTATGACTACGTTACGTCAAATAATGCAACTCATGAATTTATCGCATTTATAAACGCATGCCATTCATTTCAACAATGTCCTGCTGAAACAGTACACAAATTAAATAGTCTCAACCCGCTCGCGTTTGATAACCTACAAGTTGTTATTGACCCCCTGCGTGATATTACTGCCTATCTCTGTACCCAAATACGTGCCATACAAAATTCAATGGAGTCACTCTATTTTACCAATGATAATTGGTATATCACTACCTGCTCTGGTGAATCTGTAAGCGCTCATCACGTTATACTTGCAACAGGATCTCATCCAAAAACGATTGATTATGAACAGCATAAAATTATCTCTCTTGATCTTGCACTAAACCCTTACAATCTCGAACGATTAGTAACGAGTGACGATATCGTTGGTGTTGTTGGTGGCTCACATTCAGCAATCATGCTGCTTAAATTTTTATCAGAACTGCCCTTTCCCGTAAAGCATATTTATAACCTCTATAACTCTCCTCTTATTTACACCATTGATAAAGGGGATTACAAAATTAATGCATTAGATGGTTTAAAAGGTATGACCGCACAATGGGCACAGGAAGTATTGGAAAAAAATCCACCAGCAAACCTGACCCGCATTCAAAGCAGTCCTGAAGCCCTAAAAGCAACTATTGAACTATGCAGTAAAATAATTTATGCAATCGGTTTTGAACGAAACAACCTGCCAGAAATCAATGATACAACTCCGATCACCGCTACAGAAGCGGGCATTATTGCACCGCGACTTTTTGGTATGGGCTTTGCATTCCCTGAAAAAATAACAACATATGAAGGGAAAGAAGGGTATCGCGTTGGACTACGCAGCTTTATGGATTATGCACAACGAATGATCCCGGTATGGTACAACGCTGATAATAATTGCTTAAGAGGTCAGTCAGAGATAGAACATATACAAAAACGGTTGTACCGCCTTTTAGAGTGTGCCGACATATTTACCATTTCATTATTATAA
- a CDS encoding DUF5679 domain-containing protein → MAEAVQAYCVKCRKKAEMKDAKEVVLKNGRPAMKGKCPKCGTGMFRIGGATSAAKPKKK, encoded by the coding sequence ATGGCAGAAGCAGTACAGGCATATTGCGTTAAATGTCGCAAAAAAGCTGAAATGAAGGATGCAAAAGAAGTAGTATTAAAAAACGGACGCCCGGCAATGAAGGGTAAATGCCCAAAATGCGGCACCGGCATGTTTAGAATTGGTGGTGCAACAAGCGCTGCTAAACCTAAAAAGAAATAA
- a CDS encoding GspE/PulE family protein, which yields MSLHITDQEQLSIIQLADFILDRAIEQCASDIHLESTESGLRVRYRVDGILYDQQVIGKGSMQQLLSRLKVLARIDITERRVPQDGKFRVVRDNHEIDLRVSTFPSIYGEKIVIRILDRMHNNIRLEQLGFDGAMLNVFKSLIHRSSGLFLVTGQTGSGKTTTLYAALAEINATEKNIITLEDPVEYSVDGITQGQIHPEAGFTFEKGMRALLRQDPDIIMVGEIRDKQTGRIAIEAALTGHLVFSTLHTNDAPGAIMRLMDMGIEPFLLNAAITGVLAQRLARKICKECRIPAEVTQAERIVLDRCNINPSQVFIGKGCKTCFNLGYKGRTGIFELLQMTSELRGLIVSNPMFDAIYNQAHADGMMTFFGDAQKKLEAGVISVPELVRILS from the coding sequence ATGAGCTTGCACATAACTGATCAAGAGCAACTTTCGATTATTCAGCTCGCTGATTTTATTCTTGATAGAGCGATTGAGCAATGCGCATCTGATATACATTTAGAATCAACCGAATCAGGGTTGCGCGTGCGGTATCGAGTTGATGGCATATTATATGATCAGCAAGTGATCGGTAAAGGAAGCATGCAGCAGTTATTATCACGATTGAAAGTGCTTGCGCGTATTGATATTACAGAGCGGCGTGTGCCACAAGATGGGAAATTTAGAGTAGTGCGCGATAATCATGAAATTGATTTGCGAGTCTCTACGTTTCCTTCTATTTATGGTGAAAAAATTGTGATACGTATTTTGGATCGCATGCACAATAATATTCGCCTTGAACAGCTTGGATTTGATGGTGCCATGCTAAACGTGTTTAAAAGTTTGATTCATCGTTCAAGTGGACTTTTTTTGGTAACTGGTCAAACGGGATCAGGAAAAACAACGACATTGTATGCAGCGCTTGCAGAGATAAATGCTACAGAGAAAAATATTATTACGTTAGAAGATCCAGTTGAATATAGCGTTGATGGTATTACGCAAGGGCAAATTCATCCTGAGGCTGGTTTTACCTTTGAAAAAGGAATGCGTGCATTATTGCGGCAGGACCCCGATATTATTATGGTCGGGGAGATTCGCGATAAGCAGACAGGACGTATTGCTATAGAAGCTGCGCTTACTGGTCACTTGGTTTTTTCTACGTTGCATACTAATGATGCGCCCGGTGCGATCATGCGGTTGATGGATATGGGGATTGAACCTTTTTTACTGAATGCGGCAATTACCGGTGTGTTAGCACAGCGACTTGCACGTAAAATTTGTAAAGAATGTCGAATCCCTGCTGAAGTTACGCAAGCGGAGCGGATCGTTCTTGATCGCTGTAATATTAATCCATCGCAGGTTTTTATTGGTAAAGGATGTAAAACCTGTTTTAATTTGGGGTATAAAGGGCGTACGGGAATATTTGAATTGTTGCAAATGACCAGCGAGTTGCGTGGGTTAATAGTTTCTAATCCTATGTTTGATGCAATTTATAATCAGGCGCACGCAGATGGTATGATGACATTTTTTGGTGATGCGCAAAAAAAATTAGAGGCAGGAGTAATCAGCGTACCAGAGCTCGTGCGAATACTATCGTGA
- a CDS encoding FUN14 domain-containing protein, with translation MEYNGIDMELAQGVMPDFGIADSVDVINIEVANNPVEPGFLNKVLDVLSPSKLMQKMNLSKEMLMQMGVAVAVGFLIGFLLKKYSKVVFVLVLLGFILFLLQHGGIFSITVHWAKIRELLNIQPIALSNETVLADYWDWVKHHLGLVVSFSVGCVAGLRLA, from the coding sequence ATGGAGTATAATGGTATAGATATGGAGTTAGCGCAGGGTGTAATGCCAGATTTTGGGATTGCTGATTCGGTGGATGTAATCAACATAGAAGTTGCTAACAATCCAGTAGAGCCAGGTTTTTTAAATAAAGTTCTTGATGTACTCTCTCCAAGCAAATTGATGCAAAAAATGAATCTGTCTAAAGAGATGCTCATGCAGATGGGTGTGGCAGTAGCAGTTGGATTTTTGATTGGTTTTCTTTTAAAAAAATATAGTAAAGTTGTTTTCGTTTTGGTTCTTCTCGGTTTTATTCTGTTTCTGTTACAGCATGGTGGCATATTTTCTATCACTGTGCATTGGGCAAAGATACGAGAACTTTTAAATATTCAGCCGATTGCGCTTTCAAATGAAACAGTTTTGGCGGATTATTGGGATTGGGTAAAGCATCATCTTGGATTAGTAGTTAGCTTTTCTGTAGGATGTGTTGCTGGATTGCGCTTAGCGTAA
- a CDS encoding HU family DNA-binding protein has product MNKADLVEQMAKVSKLPKSVCKDALEAFITSVSAALKQSKQVVLTGFGTFAVADRKKRTGVNPATGKKIEIAAKKAPKFRAGKALKDAVNK; this is encoded by the coding sequence ATGAACAAGGCGGATTTGGTTGAACAAATGGCGAAGGTAAGCAAATTACCTAAATCAGTATGTAAAGATGCTCTAGAAGCTTTTATCACTTCGGTAAGTGCTGCATTAAAGCAAAGCAAGCAAGTTGTATTGACTGGTTTTGGAACTTTTGCAGTTGCTGATCGTAAGAAAAGAACTGGTGTAAATCCTGCGACTGGTAAAAAAATTGAAATCGCAGCGAAAAAAGCGCCAAAGTTTAGAGCAGGAAAAGCATTGAAAGATGCGGTTAACAAATAA
- the lepB gene encoding signal peptidase I, translated as MNIQQQEQSWGSLFKELALLLFIVFLVRTFGFGLYQVPTGSMETTMLVGERFFADKFTYLFSKPQRGDIISFNDPTFAYSKNPIVRTYQEYVGWPIWPFGPANWTKRVIGIPGDHVKGVIEDGKPVVYVNDKKLDEPYLNKYPLLVVNAEEGVSVKSYDPKISDMDQPFYRIHPQEPVCVRPDIMVGEGITITPERRILKEPGKPISPMSGCSARRNAGWNGTDEYDVTLGQDNYWLMGDNRQGSKDCRVVGPIDGRLIHGKIVFRIWSVDSEESWWIVDLIKHPVDFWSRMRWGRFFQKVN; from the coding sequence ATGAATATACAGCAACAAGAACAGAGTTGGGGTTCACTCTTTAAAGAATTAGCGCTACTGCTTTTTATCGTTTTTCTTGTGCGAACATTTGGATTTGGTTTATACCAAGTGCCAACCGGTTCAATGGAAACAACGATGTTAGTAGGAGAGCGATTCTTTGCGGACAAATTTACGTATCTATTTTCTAAACCACAACGGGGAGACATCATATCTTTTAATGATCCAACATTTGCATATTCAAAAAATCCAATAGTACGTACCTATCAAGAGTATGTGGGATGGCCAATATGGCCGTTTGGACCTGCCAACTGGACCAAGCGAGTAATTGGCATTCCGGGCGATCATGTAAAGGGAGTGATAGAAGATGGTAAACCGGTTGTGTATGTGAATGATAAAAAATTGGATGAACCGTATTTAAATAAATACCCATTGCTTGTTGTTAACGCAGAAGAGGGTGTGAGTGTTAAATCATATGATCCGAAAATATCAGATATGGATCAGCCATTTTATCGAATTCATCCGCAAGAACCTGTGTGTGTACGCCCAGATATTATGGTTGGAGAGGGAATAACGATTACTCCAGAAAGACGTATTTTAAAAGAGCCTGGTAAGCCGATTTCACCAATGTCCGGATGTTCTGCTCGTCGTAATGCAGGTTGGAATGGCACTGATGAATATGATGTAACTCTTGGCCAAGATAATTACTGGTTGATGGGAGACAATCGTCAAGGCAGCAAGGATTGTCGGGTGGTAGGCCCGATAGATGGGCGATTGATTCATGGAAAAATTGTGTTCCGTATATGGTCAGTTGATAGTGAAGAATCGTGGTGGATTGTCGATTTAATTAAGCATCCGGTCGATTTCTGGAGCCGTATGCGCTGGGGGCGTTTTTTTCAAAAGGTTAATTAA